A window of the Kineococcus mangrovi genome harbors these coding sequences:
- a CDS encoding SDR family oxidoreductase: protein MTNPLAPGSLSGQRVLITGSSRGIGAQTATYLAEAGASVVVNYRNKAARADKLVATLTAGGAEARAVAADLTEPSSVQAMFDRVRTELGGLDVLVLNASGGMEQGVAEDYAMQLNRDAQVNALETALPLLAPGSRVVFVTSHQAHFIETVQTMPEYEPVARSKRAGEDALRALIPTVEAAGVEFVVVSGDMIEGTITATLLERSNPGALATRKEAAGKLYDVAGFAAEVALAAVEPVPADHTRYVGDISSFVS from the coding sequence GTGACCAACCCCCTCGCCCCCGGCAGCCTCTCCGGCCAGCGCGTCCTCATCACCGGATCCTCCCGCGGCATCGGCGCCCAGACCGCGACGTACCTCGCCGAGGCCGGCGCCTCGGTCGTCGTCAACTACCGGAACAAGGCCGCCCGCGCCGACAAGCTCGTCGCCACCCTCACGGCCGGTGGGGCCGAGGCGAGGGCCGTCGCCGCCGACCTGACGGAACCGTCGTCGGTGCAGGCGATGTTCGACCGCGTGCGGACCGAGCTCGGTGGGCTGGACGTCCTCGTCCTCAACGCCTCCGGCGGCATGGAGCAGGGTGTCGCCGAGGACTACGCGATGCAGCTCAACCGCGACGCCCAGGTCAACGCGCTGGAGACGGCGCTCCCCCTGCTGGCACCCGGTTCGCGCGTCGTCTTCGTGACGAGCCACCAGGCGCACTTCATCGAGACGGTCCAGACGATGCCGGAGTACGAGCCGGTCGCGCGCAGCAAGCGCGCCGGCGAGGACGCGCTGCGGGCCCTCATCCCCACGGTCGAGGCCGCGGGAGTCGAGTTCGTCGTCGTGTCCGGGGACATGATCGAGGGCACCATCACCGCCACCCTGCTCGAGCGGTCCAACCCCGGCGCCCTCGCCACCCGCAAGGAGGCGGCCGGCAAGCTCTACGACGTGGCGGGGTTCGCCGCCGAGGTCGCGCTGGCGGCGGTCGAGCCGGTCCCGGCCGACCACACCCGCTACGTCGGGGACATCTCCTCCTTCGTGAGCTGA
- a CDS encoding lysylphosphatidylglycerol synthase transmembrane domain-containing protein has translation MTARRAWRVVLVVATAVAVVVLTRRLEAADLGERLRSADPVWVLAAAVCSLLPIAGNVASMTALSPVPIPVPRTVVVWLATSFVNLVTPSSSGGVALTVRYLQRRGLPLAVAVTTIGVVQSTSFVVTGVLVLTALLSAGRSAASALSVPWPVLGVGAAALTVTVLVVRWHPRLRRWSVRRVVEPVRAEWPALRRVLTHPGRVAVALLGHLTVPLGFAATLACSARAVGGEAPLLLLVLVVVGSSAVTAAVPVPGGIGASEAALTAGLVACGLGAEAALSAALLHRALTFWVRVPPAWVALLWLRRRHAV, from the coding sequence GGCCGCCGACCTCGGGGAGCGGTTGCGGTCGGCGGACCCGGTCTGGGTGCTCGCCGCCGCCGTCTGCTCCCTGCTGCCGATCGCCGGGAACGTCGCGTCGATGACCGCACTGTCACCCGTGCCGATCCCCGTGCCCCGCACGGTGGTGGTGTGGTTGGCCACCTCCTTCGTCAACCTCGTCACGCCCTCGAGCTCGGGCGGGGTGGCCCTCACGGTCCGCTACCTGCAGCGCCGAGGGTTGCCGCTCGCAGTGGCGGTCACCACCATCGGCGTCGTCCAGTCGACGTCCTTCGTCGTGACCGGCGTGCTGGTGCTCACCGCGCTGCTGAGCGCCGGGCGGTCCGCCGCGTCGGCTCTGAGCGTCCCGTGGCCGGTCCTGGGGGTGGGAGCCGCCGCCCTGACCGTGACGGTGCTGGTCGTGCGGTGGCACCCGCGGCTGCGGCGGTGGTCGGTGCGACGGGTGGTCGAGCCGGTGCGCGCGGAGTGGCCGGCGCTGCGTCGGGTGCTGACCCACCCCGGGCGGGTGGCGGTGGCGCTGCTCGGCCACCTGACCGTCCCGCTGGGGTTCGCGGCGACGTTGGCGTGCTCCGCCCGGGCCGTCGGGGGCGAAGCGCCGCTCCTGCTCCTGGTCCTCGTCGTCGTGGGCAGTTCCGCGGTCACGGCGGCCGTCCCGGTGCCCGGCGGCATCGGGGCCTCCGAGGCCGCCCTCACCGCGGGTCTCGTCGCCTGCGGGCTGGGGGCGGAGGCGGCCCTGTCCGCGGCTCTGCTGCACCGGGCCCTCACGTTCTGGGTGCGGGTGCCGCCGGCGTGGGTGGCGCTGCTGTGGCTGCGGCGCCGCCACGCCGTCTGA